The following coding sequences lie in one Lolium perenne isolate Kyuss_39 chromosome 2, Kyuss_2.0, whole genome shotgun sequence genomic window:
- the LOC127330702 gene encoding uncharacterized protein, with the protein MAQSLTKNEEMAQKLKKYRLGYQKCTPPWECFVRDSSIMHNDFDGTLMKLFEGTYQMGPVTSKCLIQKFKDGDQLNQYRLLKDLRHPSIVSVENCYEEKGCPRFVLSWVDGSLTAWLKKDGSGKMFKSTMKGSAPTGAMRQMIFDLCRGLQHLLDEKLYPINIGRQDICVCRLGHKAVAKLLVNKVEKLRDLGRIEARTEQLWDEMRMTLYDICKQAAVSLDPLAEMFLMSIGVQNVTRLQSYPDQWDFEKKARFLLSLMSEDITVILPLVQAAPIEWPKTPKGRVRSPFYEMLEHEAKTPGGRTYDLNEPFDYLRLCKNMIKHWTVLPQSVKAECSTVEELINKMERCNRLIWCILYDATASITEK; encoded by the exons ATGGCTCAGTCCCTGACAAAAAACGAAGAAATGGCTCAGAAATTGAAGAAATATAGGTTGGGCTACCAAAAGTGCACTCCGCCTTGGGAGTGTTTCGTCAGAGATTCCAGTATCATGCACAATGATTTTGATGGCACGCTCATGAAGCTCTTTGAGGGGACATACCAAATGGGGCCAGTCACATCTAAGTGCCTCATCCAGAAGTTTAAAGATGGAGATCAGCTCAATCAGTACAGACTTCTCAAGGACTTGAGGCATCCGAGCATTGTCTCCGTGGAGAATTGTTATGAAGAGAAAGGATGTCCTAGGTTTGTTCTTTCCTGGGTTGATGGAAGCTTAACTGCGTGGTTGAAAAAGGATGGGTCTGGAAAGATGTTCAAGTCCACAATGAAAGGGAGTGCTCCCACTGGAGCAATGAGGCAAATGATATT TGATCTGTGTCGTGGACTGCAACACTTACTTGATGAAAAGCTGTACCCAATCAATATTGGTAGACAAGATATCTGTGTGTGCCGATTGGGCCACAAGGCAGTTGCGAAACTTCTTGTCAATAAAG TGGAAAAACTGAGGGATCTTGGTAGGATAGAAGCCCGTACGGAACAATTATGGGATGAGATGAGAATGACTCTATATGATATCTGCAAGCAGGCTGCAGTAAGTCTTGACCCCCTTGCAGAAATGTTTTTGATGTCTATTGGGGTGCAGAATGTAACCAGGCTGCAGAGTTATCCTGACCAGTGGGACTTCGAAAAAAAAGCAAGATTTCTCTTATCACTAATGTCAGAGGATATTACTGTGATATTACCTCTGGTACAGGCTGCACCCATAGAGTGGCCAAAAACTCCGAAAGGCCGAGTGCGCTCGCCGTTTTATGAGATGCTAGAGCATGAGGCAAAGACACCAGGTGGAAGGACCTATGATCTGAATGAACCATTCGATTACTTGAGACTATGCAAGAACATGATAAAACACTGGACAGTTCTTCCTCAATCTGTGAAG GCTGAGTGCAGCACGGTGGAGGAGCTAATAAACAAAATGGAGAGGTGTAACCGTCTCATCTGGTGCATCTTATATGATGCAACGGCATCAATCACT GAGAAATGA